Below is a window of Komagataella phaffii GS115 chromosome 1, complete sequence DNA.
TAGTGGTCTTCAAGGGAGATTAAGATTGTTTAAAACTTGCCACACCAAGAAAGGAACaatccatttgaagaaagtcGTAGAGTATTTGAATTACAACAATGATTTCACTCTAGGTGACTGTTTTCATTTGGCCCCTTGCAGCAACCTACAATATGGCTTCTTTGCCATTTCTGATCCTATTGAAGAATGCATTAAGATTTATCGGTTTCTTGATTCTTTACCTATAGTCACTCAGCAGTCATCACCACATTACCTGAAGATCCCCTTTGGTTCCAGTTCTATAAATGacttttcttggatttcaCTCCGAGAGGCCTGCTCTTTTTCCGATAACGGTCTTATCTTAAACCGCACATCCACATCCAATAAAATTTCACCTTGCACCATTAACTGTGAtgatttctctttgctTGAAAGCCGTAGACTTCTAAGCGAGCAAGAACCTAAAGGATATTCATTCTGCGGAGAACCGTTTGTAGAAAGATTTGCACTTTTCGTCAATGGAAGTGGAGATCATCTACCATACCGCGTATCAGTTTGGTTTTAAAATAAAAGATAACAGAAAATAATCTGAATCGTCATTCTACAACTATAAAACTATCAGAGAAATATAATCCCTTAGAATTTAAAGTTTACATGCAACTGGATATGGTACTAGCTAGTACTCGGACAGACGTAATTTCTTACCAATCTCCCTAGAAGAGAAGCCTGCAGTGTTTCTAGAAAATGGAGGCTCAGGAGAGTTACCACGGGATTTAAGCATGTCGTCATTGGGCCCTAACTGGTGGAAATCATATCCGCCTAGTAAGTTGGACAGTTCGTTGGCTGTCTTTCTGTCCAACGACCTTCCTCTGTATTTATCAGGAGTGAATGCTTGAATTTCATGATCAACCTGGTCGATTTCAGCAGCAGTATCTTCAGTCTCAAGATCAACCTCAGGTCTTAAAGACTCGGCataaatcttttcaaattccGTTAGGTAACCATTCAAGGTGTCCAAAAATCTATCAGTCTGACGATGTTTCGAGGAAGCACAGATGGAAATTGAGTTCTCCTTAATGATGTAACCTAATCCAAATCCATTAGGTGAGACTGgaccaaatccaaaaagtttcagagAAGGGTTCCCACAGTTCGAAGTAGAAAGGATGGTGTTATTCAGTTTATCCCAGCCTGAATCTGCAAATATGGAAGGAATCTCTTTAACTTCATCAATCGATGAAATATTGGAGTTGCCTAAAGAAAGATTCTGAAAGTTCAGAGTAGAAGTGTCTGAGgcctcttcttcgttgtcAGTGGTTTCAGCACTTGGTTCATTACTTCCAGTAGAGTTGAGCTCTGAAAAGtatctcttccaaatacAGAATAGTGCGTAAAGATGTCTATCAACTCCTTGCCCAGTGGAGCAAAGTCTGGTTCTACCTGAATGTCTCTGGCATGCATCCTTTAAATTTTGgaccttttcttttgctgtGAACGAGGAATCAAAGAAGGTAGTAACAAACTTGTTCGACTCAAGCGAAACTGTTCTTATTGCTTCGGTTCTTCCATGGAAGAACATTTTGGTCATAGCAGGTTCATACGTACATTCCACCTTACCATATAACGCATAGTAAGCAGCTTGGAAGCTCATTTGAACAAATGCATCGGGAGAGAAACCcatcttcttgattcttTCCATACCGTATGTCTTGAACTCCAAGGCAGCAAACTCGTTTTGTGCAATCAAATCAGAAAGTCTCGTTTCTCCAAATCGCAAACTCAACGATAAATCATTATTTAGCCTCCATTCCAGCTTCCGAGGAGTAGTAACAACGTTCCCAAATGATGCTGGATCCCGAGTAGAAGGGTCAGGAGAAACAGAAGTCCATAGGGATGGAgagttgttgttgattgTTTTTGCAAACCGTAAGATCGAGTCTGTATAGATGTCAGAAGCAAATCTTAACACAGTATGGCCATCCACCCCCGTGTGCTCAAAATTAATACCAGCTTTGGCATTTTTGGTGATGATAATTTGTAATTTGTCGTACCATCTGTTAGTACAAGTACCAACTTGAATACCATTTTGCAAGACTGAGGTACCGCACAAATAGTTTTTAGCCAAATCCTTCAGGTCATTGATCTCCTCATGGTCCAAACAGACTACGAACAGAGCATTGTCTATTATATTCAGGATCTCCTTGTTGTTGTCGTCGGCCTCTAGGTTCTGCCTCAACTTGAACCAAATCCTTCTGTTCTCGGTCGTCAAGACCCCAAAACTGGATTTGGCAATGTCCTCCAATGGAGCATGCTCAGCATCATTAACAATACTTGTGAAATTGAGCTTTATGTCGTTTTCAGTCATAATCAGATcatttttttgatccaAAACATCAAACCAATAGAATTGAGAACGGGATATAACCACAATATGATGCGATCTAGCGTCAGTCTGCAACACACAACCAGTGGACGAGGGGATTCTCGACGATCCAAAAAGCTTAGGGTACTGATCCATGCATAAAGCTTTgccattcttcaacttATCCACACTGAGCTCattctttctcaaagcaCGAACAAAACGCAACGAGGAGGTTGTTAAAGCAGCAGCACGGGTTAATTGGTCCGTTTGCAGAGGAGTTGGATCGTCTTCCAGTAGAATAAATGGGTTCAAGTTCAGAACCACGGGAGAATCGTAGTTAAGGTAAGCATCGTACCAGAACTGCTCGATATAAGAGTTACGAGATTTGCTGTACTCCTTCAGTTGCTCATTTAGCACTGGACCAGCTCCTTTGATGAACCGATCTACAGCTTCGATGGTGTTCTTGTGCTCATCTTCAGTCTGCAATGGCTTAAGAACTTCTAGGTACTGGGTACAAGTCTGTTGCAAATCGGGGATAggcaatttcttcaagcCAGCTTGATATTCGAAAGTCATGGTGCCAAACAGAAGTGTAAATGTTTGAACCTCACTAAGTTGGGGAACATCGTAATAAATATATAGAGCTGTGATGGGATGCCTTAAAAAAATAGGTCATTCAATCTCGAGCCAGGGCTCGGTGTTGCGCGCATTCGGAGTCAGTGAGAACTGATAAACAGCGGGCGGGTCGTGCGGCTGCTCCTGAATTTACTAACTT
It encodes the following:
- a CDS encoding Outer mitochondrial carnitine acetyltransferase, minor ethanol-inducible enzyme, with the protein product MTFEYQAGLKKLPIPDLQQTCTQYLEVLKPLQTEDEHKNTIEAVDRFIKGAGPVLNEQLKEYSKSRNSYIEQFWYDAYLNYDSPVVLNLNPFILLEDDPTPLQTDQLTRAAALTTSSLRFVRALRKNELSVDKLKNGKALCMDQYPKLFGSSRIPSSTGCVLQTDARSHHIVVISRSQFYWFDVLDQKNDLIMTENDIKLNFTSIVNDAEHAPLEDIAKSSFGVLTTENRRIWFKLRQNLEADDNNKEILNIIDNALFVVCLDHEEINDLKDLAKNYLCGTSVLQNGIQVGTCTNRWYDKLQIIITKNAKAGINFEHTGVDGHTVLRFASDIYTDSILRFAKTINNNSPSLWTSVSPDPSTRDPASFGNVVTTPRKLEWRLNNDLSLSLRFGETRLSDLIAQNEFAALEFKTYGMERIKKMGFSPDAFVQMSFQAAYYALYGKVECTYEPAMTKMFFHGRTEAIRTVSLESNKFVTTFFDSSFTAKEKVQNLKDACQRHSGRTRLCSTGQGVDRHLYALFCIWKRYFSELNSTGSNEPSAETTDNEEEASDTSTLNFQNLSLGNSNISSIDEVKEIPSIFADSGWDKLNNTILSTSNCGNPSLKLFGFGPVSPNGFGLGYIIKENSISICASSKHRQTDRFLDTLNGYLTEFEKIYAESLRPEVDLETEDTAAEIDQVDHEIQAFTPDKYRGRSLDRKTANELSNLLGGYDFHQLGPNDDMLKSRGNSPEPPFSRNTAGFSSREIGKKLRLSEY